From the genome of Spinacia oleracea cultivar Varoflay chromosome 2, BTI_SOV_V1, whole genome shotgun sequence, one region includes:
- the LOC110791658 gene encoding eukaryotic translation initiation factor 3 subunit F-like: protein MLTSHQKGNPKEVIVGWYSTGFGVTRGSALIHEFYSREVANPFHVPVDTTFRNGEATIKAFVSVNLSLGDQSLAAQFQKIPAELRMSEAERVEC from the exons ATGTTGACATCACACCAGAAAGGGAACCCAAAGGAAGTAATTGTTGGATG GTATTCAACCGGATTTGGTGTTACGAGAGGTTCTGCTTTGATCCATGAATTCTACTCTAGAGAGGTTGCAAATCCTTTCCATGTACCAGTGGACACTACATTCAGAAATGGAGAGGCAACCATAAAAGCCTTTGTCTCTGTTAATTTATCTCTTGGAGACCAGTCACTTGCTGCTCAATTTCAGAAAATTCCTGCAGAACTTCGAATGTCAGAAGCAGAGAGGGTTGAAT GTTAG